The DNA sequence ctttagttttttaaattttctcaaaaaatatttggtgtacaatatattatacagaaccaaagccattacctttttttaatccctcggtattaagttccaaaacatgtgtcgcgttccttttaccgatggtagaaaattgccgtttttttataccctcggtaatagaagctcaattcgcggtaatggaatcacagcctgtccattaccacggtaatagaagatttgggtattttgatttcaataattattttatcaaatacttataactaaaacgagcccaaaaagttaagacactgaaagttcaataaacgctcttaaataaaaaaaatattctcgtttgttaaggagctttgatacccttaatttttgggactcatttgaaaacttccttaagtaccacggtaataggcgccgttaccttatatcaaacttacaaggaaaactataacggttaagttttcttgagaattattagtagtttaagaataaatagcagcctaaggtataaaatatacctaaacttggaatattccgtacaaaatacgaaatccttagaaaaatattactaaattttttcgtaacagctacggaaccctatttcgggcgtgtccgacacgctcttggccggttttctatAGAACAATAGTACCTTTCACTGACAAAGACCGTAAACTGGAATTCAATGCTCAATTTTCCTTGGGTTTTCCGGTTTAATTGTTCTcgtgtacttacctatatacaCCTATACCTACATTGTGCTTGACTATGAATATATTTTGACAATAAATTTCCTCCTTTCCGAGAACTAGGTACCTATGCGTGACTCAGTGCACTATCTCTTTATCACAAAGATAAAacgtgataaaataaataaactgaatgataaccgccattttgaaataaaagttgCTATCAAAAGCTAAATGTTATATGGACGATACTAGTAAAAGTACTTATAAAGTTAAGGGGGTAGATAAGGTGCTGATTTAAAACGCGGGTTTGTTTCGTTTTAGCTTAAAGAAGTAGCGGACGTGATGGGATTGTGTCTGTCGTTCGACTGCGGGGATTGTGACGTGTGTTGTAACCCTTGCTGCTTGGCGCTGAGTGCCTGCTGCCTGGTGCCTTGTCTGTGCCCGAACGCTTGCGGGCAGCAACAGCAGCCCGGCCAGACTATCCACGTCCACCACCCGCCAGTTGTGGTCGAGCAACCGCCGCCGCCACCGGGCTATCCGTACCCGCCGCCGCCTGGCGCATACCCTGGTTACCCACCGCCACCGGACCACGGTTACCCCGGCTACCCCCCACAACCAGGCTATCCTCAACCACCCGGGCCTATGTATAGGTGAAAAGTCTCCAAAACTAATTAAGGTGAGTGAAGCCTAATTGCATTGCACATTTGGGTAGTGGACGACTGTAGCACATTTTGGAAATTACACAGCTGGGTGTGTTgggttaaataataatataggtacctacttattgctTTCTATTGAAACCTGCTGTCATAAAAACAAACTAtgtctttatttatattatctGCAAAATGTTCTCTGTGATTCCGAAGCTTAGACGGAGTAGTTAGATACATAAAAGGAGCATAGGACTTCTGTATTCGCaaggtattaagtactaatTAAAGTAGAGCGGTTACGGTATTGTAGGTACCAAAGCGTTAACCATTGTGATAAATTGCACCTTGATTTTTTCTTTTCACCTTGGCACTCCGTTTTTGCcgtgacatatttttttaacgtgaAAACGTCACTGCGgacaagtaaataaaatcggTCGTAAAAAAGGTCTTATGGATAGTTATCAGAATATTATACCggtaaatagatagatagatttatttattaccctttgaaaaaatacattataaacacatgtcaggtacttataattataagaaattcacaaaaggatcgtcaaatgtatacaaaaaaataaaaatggaattcaCAATGTCAAATTATAGTAAAATCATATAAAGGTAAAAACAGGAATATAAACCTAtgtcaaatttatgaaatacttatatgaacaatcaattaaacaaacaataaaataattaaaatgtcagggCAGAATATATCAGAAACAAAATGGGAAACAAAAGTTATTTATCCCGAAGACAAATTTTAACGACTTCGTGTAGGAGGTAGtcattatattttgttttatctaaattaagtattaaaactTTATTAGGCACCGTACGTGCAGATAAagactactaaaaaaaaatccgctGTCTTTATGTAGATCCTTTGTCACCGAACTTTTTTCATGTTCATCTCACAGATATATACGAATATTTAAATCTGTATATAATCCGAACTTGAAGATTACTCGctctacatacctacctactacctatatacctaatACGATCTATACGCGAACCTACAATATAGTACATGTCAATATTGTCAATTGCAATGTGCCTGACAGCGCCATCTACACAATGATACGCAAATTACGTGGCTTATTGATGAATTAAAGAACTGTCATCGATTGTTTGTAGCAAATCAATAAACCAAGTAGTTCTTTAGGGAGCTAACGGAGGGCGCTTATGTAAACCAACTTTTAGGgaacaatttttattataattactttcCAAATACACACCGAAGAAATTGGACCTCTCGCATTTCCAATTCCCTGGCATCACTCCACCCATCCAGGAGCCGACAGTACACTTCCGTAAAATCTACCCTAAACTATTCCACATTGCCAAGTATAGAAACATCAACATAGAACAGACATTTTACCTAAAATATCCAGTCAAGTGCTCTAGCGCGCCACAAATCTAGCTAGCTAGGTTTTCGACTAACTCTTTCGCGCAAAAAGAAGTAATGCACAATGCTGGAGTTTGGTTCGAATCGATCTTACAGTCTCTATGCTGTATTAACCCGTGACGTAGTACAAAATTTCTATAATTTTACTACAAAGccttcttaatattttttccagAATGGGTTGCAACATCTCGTGCCGGCCTTGCTGCTGTTGCTGCATTCCGTGCTTATGTTGCGACTGTTGCGCGGACCCGCCTAACCAAACCGTCGTGGTCCACCATCACCACCCGCCAAACCCAACTACTGTGGTAGTCGAGCAGCCGCCACCTCCGTACAGAAAATGATAAGTCACCTGCACGCAGGACGTAAAATACCAGCATATATTATACCAACGTGTTTTTAAAATCGCATCCGTGAAAACATCTTTCGAAAGTGGTAAAAATGTCTAATCGCTACAAATTACAACTTTTAAATTTCGACTAGTTGACAAAATTAATTAGACCTGTAACTTTCTACTAACTTCTCATCACTACTAACTAATCATCCTCCAATATCGATCTTGGACACTTACACGCTCGTTTATCAACCCTGAGTTCTACCACCACCTAAAAACATTTGACAGTAAGAAACAGTGACATCAAATTAAgcttgtacaggtgcaatagcgGAATCCACTGTAAGATATTTTCGACTGAATCAGTGGTGTAGGTCTGAATTTGAGACTCCAGTCTagtaaattaaatagtgttTCCGAGCGTCGTTATGTGGTATTGAGAGTACCTagttggtaggtacttacttatagtATACGAATAGGTGATATTTGTAATTTGCACAAAAATGATTTACAAGGATCAACTATTGTATTTTCGTCCTGACATGCAGTTTACTTTAGTTCCTGATATATGTATACGGGCATTTTTGACTATTACTCAAACTAGGTATTAGTCAAAGTTGCACGTACTAGGtactactaaataaaaatttactaaaGGCACATGCTTTTTAgaattagtaagtaagtattgtaCAATTCCACACTTGGACACAAAGAAACTGCATGAATTTGCACACTTTGAGTATAAAATTTCATGCAGTTTTTTAGTACCAggatatattttaaaatgtaaatatgtaagtatgtaggCTGAATTTTCATCATAGGTAGAGTTTTAATTTATGTGTGAAATCGGGCTCTATCGTTTATTTATCAAATGAAGTGGATTAATTACTATCGGGGTTTTCCACCTGATAGATAATATGTTATTAGAACtaagtttttttacataaaactttaCATCATATCTACtcgattaaatttgttgataaaGTTGATAATGTTACTGTTCTGCTAAACAAAttgtattaagtaggtaattaatttattacaacaataatataaaataaagagtgcaaaatattattcaatttcaatttcatgcGCTCATTTAGtagtacattactgccgagGCCGAGAAACAGCGTagtcaataaatacgaatccacgaattgccatttccgctgaggcatgtatagtgcttttctccaatatttCATGCGAGGATATAAAGCAAaatcgttaaaatattaaaccACGGTTTTAAAAAGTTGCCCTTATACTTTCCCGccatacttgttttttttttaatgtacacgACACGACTCATAATGCCATTTcagtagaaataataatttaataaaaaaaaaaaatgcaatgaaGCTCATTGCAGTATAactaaattacagtttaaagcGCTACTGAGCGCTTTTTAGTTACTTCatctattttcttttgttaccatTTATTCGGTATCTTAAATTGGGCTTGaactccaaataaaaaaaaacaatggcacTGTTCGAGACAATTTTAAAGACGCTGTTTCTTTCTTAATTGAATCTTAGACTAGGACTTAAAACGAAAAAAGGTAGAAGGAATTTGATTGTCAGGCTGTTTGACTTACCGTAGTCAAAACGtgcatttaaaaagtaaaaaacctgcaTGGTAATggaattttatacaattttttttttagtttgtggcagtctataagctataaggaagaacttcatgtttgcgacagtttggcggacatttccaagcatattggagaaaattttctttattttaattattcaaatcacgatacctacctatttattttgaaatggtTTCACTGCataatcacgcaaaataggcgcaatAAGTCGTAGAGTTGTGGGAAACAGCTCGATTCTACCTTATAAGTATATGGACGTTATAATTATGATATGTGTTTTGAGAAAGGGAAATGtagagtttttattttacttaaatgttTGGTACCTGTAACTAAACTAAAGTAATCGCCTATGTATAAATTCTGTATATCGTAATATCAGGGTCGTTTATCTTAAATTTAAGgaatacttattaaattataagaATAAACAATTTCTTGTAATAATTTTTGCCCTTCCTCTTTCATCGAagtgaaattttaaatgttattggTAGGCATAAgcgacaataataataaaaaaacaccagTATATTTTTACTTGAAATAGGtttaaaatatgcattttgttgAATTCGAGATCTCTTGTAGCTAAATGTGAAGTTTAAAATGTATCGCGTTAGtttcatcacatcatcatcattttttttcGTTATCACATAAAATTATTGGTCAATCGTATACGATGTTTAACCGACAAGGTAAGGAACAAAAGTAGGTACGTAgctatatttttctcaaacatgacatgaaatattgacgttgtgttacaaataataggccgagaagtatcgcgctgcaggcgctgcggctcagctgcgtgcgcgcggtcacactagcggcctgcaaagagatttcatacaactttgcaggccgctggccggtaatgcgaccgtcttttgtttcaacgcgcgctctgcgacacggtgcacgcccacacccagcaccaccgcccgccgcccgccagcagccagcgcgacacgcacgcacgcaacaGAGcaaccagactagcgtcccgccagcttgttttttttttcatgtcatattcgagaaaagcactatacaagcctcggccggaacatggggttgccggcctcgcatccctatccatCTATATTTCTCTCTGGCCGCATCTGCTTGACTATTGACTTGACTATTGACTATTGATCTAAGTTCTATTCATAAGTTCTCTATTACCACCGCTAGAGTATTGCATtcaaaacatacatacatatatacaatgCGAAATTTATAACTTAGTTCTTATTATTGAAAGTTTACTCAGTGactaattttgtttactttgattGTTTGTAAACAAACCAATAATAGTtaattactgcagaggccgggaaagaaaggcttgcaggtcAAATAATGTATAGACGATAAATAATGTATAGAGATAGTAAtggataggtatacgaggctggcatgttctttcacgccgaggcttgtatagtgcttttctcaaacatgcactaaaataaataaaaactcctagaaatcaatgttttattcgtaagacaactaaaattgtaccagacgcaaattataactaccatctaagtataaaagtgtttatttcattcaaacatgaatttttaaaacgttaaaataataaaaaaaaaattgctttaaaataaataaaaaaccaatcataatttgattgcttagtagcgacatttcttgtctgggtgagcggttagttccgaaagagtgtgacgtctgtcgacgaaacatagatgtcgctagtgctgctgcctaagtagcatagtagaaataagcaatctgagatatgtatgcataggaaaaattcgtgtctggattcctgtccagcagtggtgtaggggttatagcacgcagcacggattgctgaggacctgggttcgattcccagtgctggtctctctTTCTGGTTTGGTTTTCTGTGTacccatgtctcagtttgtattttcgatatggtttcacaggATAGGTACCCGtagaagtaacaaatttggagttgaaataaaaaatacaaaaagactccaaaaaaccaatcataatttgattgcttagtagcgacatctcttgtctgggtgagcggttagttccgaaagagtgtgacgtctgtcaacgatacatagatgtcgctagtgctgctgcttaagtagcatagtagaaataagcaacctgagatatgtagatttctgtccagcagtggtgtagggcttatagcacgcagcacggattgctgaggaccttggttcgattcccagtgctggtctctttttctggtttttctgtgtataatgtctcagtttgtattttcgatatgctataaaacatgtacctagatataacggactgcaaaaataaaaaatcacgtatcacgtttctaaacgaatcttttgaaatgacaatggcaCTTAGGtacttgcaaaatggctaaagcccaagtccagtcaattaaaaaaaaagacaatgacacttgtcaattttccgccaaaactttttttatagtgtTGCAGCCCATTTAaagggatcccatgccccaatgaccttcgatctgaattccttagttttctaatgttttttgtagcttattatattaacaacaacggctttaagcaatatagtatcccatatttacgtcaaagttcattgtcttcgagatatttggcatcaaagttgaacaattttaggccataaaactggttttctggccataacttttattcaaattattatttttttcaaaatccgttAGACGAAAATAGAGATAAAAGATTGCAGAACCGATAGCCTAAtgccccaaggcctccagaGCTCTCCGAAAATCCGGCCCTGGTGTAGAAATTAAGAAAGAAAATTCATTATTTGTAACTAACACTCGGCTAATAAGTTCTTACTAATACAATTGCGCATGAGTTATTAAGTTActcgaattaaataaataatcatttattattattacagttgTCGTGAAAATCTCGAAATATATgaattaacaaataattaattccTTACACTActtagtaatataataatgattacATCAGTTTAGATAAATAATGACGTAGAAGctacgtaggtacatacataaagcGTCTTTACTGATAATTTTGTGTCTCGATATCATGACTCATTCGGAGTCCTAAGCCTGAGCTGAGCAATAAAAACATATCCTTTAGAGcaggggtcttcaaactttttgactcaagggccaaactgcacttaatgtaaattcgtgcgggccaagactttggctggtcatgggggtaatacattagttaagtagacttaggggatgtttcaccatccattgattagtcttaaccgacggttaaatgtgatgccgtctctatttgttttgatggaatagacggagacagcatcacatgaaaccgtcagttaagactaatcaatggatggtgaaacagccccttagtctttaGAGGGTAGCTAGATACGAGTAACGCATAACGCTTTTTTTTCCGCGGGCCGGATTAGAGGGGCTCGCGGGCCGgacttggcccgcgggccgtagtTTGGCGACCCCTGCTTTACAGCATGAAATTCGGATAAATCATCGGTGTAAAAACCATATCACGATACGTTATCGAGCTGTGAACTACTTACACCCGACTTTTATCACTTCGCACCCGCACAGGCATCTGCTGTAACGTGTCCTTATTTTGCTGTACTACTGGAATAACATAGCCCAAAAGTAAGTCAAGTTTAATTACAATTTAGActacatttttctaaaaaa is a window from the Choristoneura fumiferana chromosome 13, NRCan_CFum_1, whole genome shotgun sequence genome containing:
- the LOC141434032 gene encoding uncharacterized protein, which translates into the protein MGLCLSFDCGDCDVCCNPCCLALSACCLVPCLCPNACGQQQQPGQTIHVHHPPVVVEQPPPPPGYPYPPPPGAYPGYPPPPDHGYPGYPPQPGYPQPPGPMYR